The following are from one region of the Plasmodium gaboni strain SY75 chromosome 12, whole genome shotgun sequence genome:
- a CDS encoding putative arginine--tRNA ligase — protein sequence MECLTKKIKTIFQNSIQKCFPSICEDAIVTYANLKFGHFQCNNAINIYKKYGKELKYENAQKISEFIISNINETIFDEIKSSPQGFITVKLSKEYIETSLKKLFNGKNIDISVNINDIKESNENYGNVLVDFSSPNIAKEMHVGHLRSTIIGDSICRVFEFLKINTHRVNHVGDWGTQFGMIINYIKTHYPNFKEEMPDLSNLTSLYQESKKMYDADKEFEESSKENAIKLQNNDEDCKFIWNKLCESSKKEFDKLYKILDIKLKYVGESFYIPMLSNVMDLLKENKLLINIGDALCYQSENFKVPLFLQKSNGGYGYDSTDVAALHYRLTQLNCNCIIYVTDIGQVTHFETIFDLVKKTNWGDKNAKLMHVGFGFVLNEDSKKFKTRSGTTVKLINLINEGTERAKRDLLQRIERKSEEEKSYFENVDIDQLSESLCVSAIKYFDLKQHRNSDYKFSYDNMLNVKGNTGIYIIYGYSRICSIFRKSTINVEDISKEELSLTNMYEINLGLHILKFPDIFYYILKNMLVHKLAEYMYDLTTTFTAFYENCKVLNSENEKSRLLLCSITKSLLKLCMELLGMKPIEKL from the exons ATGGAATGTTTAACAAAGAAGATAAAAACCATATTTCAAAATTCTATTCAAAAATGTTTCCCTTCTATTTGTGAAGATGCTATTGTTACTTATGCCAATCTTAAATTTGGACATTTTCaat gCAATAACGctataaatatttataaaaaatatggaaagGAATTAAAGTATGAAAATGCCCAAAAAATATCAGAATTTATAATTTCCAATATAAACGAAACTATATTTGATGAAATAAAATCGTCACCACAAGGTTTTATAACAGTGAAGTTATCAAAGGAGTATATTGAGACatcattaaaaaaattgtttaatggtaaaaatatagatataagtgtaaatataaatgatataaagGAAAGTAATGAAAATTATGGTAATGTATTGGTTGATTTTTCTTCACCAAATATAGCTAAAGAGATGCATGTTGGTCATTTACGATCAACTATAATAGGTGACAGTATATGTAGAGTAtttgaatttttaaaaattaatacGCATCGAGTTAATCATGTAGGTGATTGGGGTACTCAATTTGGTATgattataaattatataaaaacacATTATCCGAATTTTAAAGAAGAAATGCCAGATTTAAGTAATTTAACAAGTTTATATCAGGAATCtaaaaaaatgtatgaTGCCGATAAAGAATTTGAAGAATCATCCAAAGAAAATGCAATTAAATTACAAAACAATGATGAAGATTGTAAATTCATATGGAATAAATTATGTGAAAGTAGTAAAAAAGAGTTTGATaagttatataaaatattagatataaaattaaagtATGTTGGTGAATCATTCTATATACCTATGTTATCGAATGTTATGGATTTGTTaaaggaaaataaattattaataaatataggAGATGCATTATGTTATCAATCAGAAAATTTTAAAGTAccattatttttacaaaaatCTAATGGTGGATATGGTTATGATTCTACAGATGTAGCTGCATTGCATTATAGATTAACACAATTAAATTGCaattgtattatatatgttacTGATATTGGTCAAGTAACACATTTTGAAACAATTTTTGATTTAGTTAAAAAAACGAATTGGGGAGATAAAAATGCAAAGTTAATGCATGTAGGATTTGGTTTTGTTTTAAATGAAGATAgtaaaaaatttaaaacCCGAAGTGGAACAACTGTTAAATTgattaatttaattaatgAAGGAACAGAAAGAGCAAAGCGCGACTTGTTGCAGAGAATTGAAAGAAAAAGTGAAGAAGAAAAGAGCTACTTCgaaa ATGTAGATATAGACCAATTAAGTGAATCCTTATGTGTTAGCGCCATAAAATACTTCGATTTAAAACAGCACAGAAACTCAGACTATAAATTTtcatatgataatatgtTAAATGTAAAAG GAAATACgggtatatatataatatatggTTATTCAAGAATATGTTCAATTTTTAGAAAATCCACCATAAATGTGGAAGATATATCAAAAG aGGAGTTAAGTTTAACTAACATGTACGAAATAAATTTAGGATTACATATTTTGAAATTCCCAGatatcttttattatatattaaaaaatatgcTAGTTCATAA acTTGCAGAATATATGTACGATTTAACCACTACCTTTACAGCTTTTTATGAAAACTGCAAAGTTTTGAATAGTGAAAATGAAAAGTCACGATTACTTTTATGTTCAATAACGAAATCGTTATTAAAG tTATGTATGGAACTCTTAGGTATGAAACCCattgaaaaattataa